ACATACAACAGAAAAATGGCCATGGTTACAATGCTAGGGGCTGAATATCCGGTGGTTATATTCAGCAAAAGCTCATGTTGCATGTCCCACAGCATCAAGACACTGATATCCAGTTTTGGTGCAAATCCAGTGGTTTACGAGCTCGATGAACAGGCAAATGGGCAGCAGATGGAAAGAGAACTCAAAGCGTTAGGACGGAAGCCAGTCATACCAGCTGTTTTCATAGGGAAGGAGCTAATTGGAGGTCCTAATGAGGTCCTGAGTCTCCATGTCAAGGGAAAACTAGTTCCATTGCTCTTGCAGGCTAAAGCTATATGGCTATAAAGTAACTAAATAATATTAGTAAGATGATTAATCTCTGGTTAATAGTGTTAGCTCACTGTTTATCAAGAGCTACGGCCtttttgtaaaattaacatgcaCTCATCCAACTGCGAGGACAGTCAAACTATTACGTACGAGCTTTTTATATGTTAATGTATAACTTTGCTTATGAAATGATCAGACTACAATCTGTTAGTGGCCGAAAAGCCATGCCAATTTGTAAGTACATCATTTTCTTAGCTATGCTAAGACTCGAACGAGTACGCTTGATATCTGTTAAGACAAGCAACTGGTAGCAAGTCAAAGTATTCTCAGGCCTCTTAGAGCAACTCCAATAGAGAGTGCTAAGAGGGGTCCAACGGCATGTGTCATGACGTGGCTTGACACCCTTGTTGGGATGCCATTGAGGTTGTGGGATGTCATTGGGGTTCCAAGTGAGTTGGCATGGGGTGCCAACTGATGCCCAAAGTTGTCATCACATAAAGTATTAATCTCTGGTTAATAGTATTAGGTCACTGTTTATCAAGAGCTACGGTCTTACATGCACGTATCCAACTGCAAAGTATTTTGTACCTAGCTTTTTATATGTAAAATGTAAAACTTTGCTTATGAAATGAGACTACTATTTGTTATTTTTTTGGAAGCTCATGACATTAAAACATAACCTCCGTGGGAGGGGATACAACTCAGACAAGCAACAAAGTAGGTAGAAAACTAATAAACACGAAGACACACAGCAACACATATGCAAACTAGACTAAAGACTGACACCGGAATAACATGAACTACAAAGCACAAGTAGATGGCCTTAACTATAAATAAAAAAGATCAGAGATGCCATCTTCATGCATGCTCACTAATTTGATGAGTTGATCGAGCTTCTGTATTGTCAAGGACTAGATGATCCAAGCTCGCCCCCATAAACTATCAATTATGGGACAATTAACAGCTCTAATGCTCCCTAAGTAGCCTGAATTCACAAACATAAGTTTACTATTAATCACAAATTACGATTTGGAGAAAGGGTTAATGGGCTTTGTTACTCTTCGGGGAGCAGGGTTAAAACAATTCACCTCCATCCTGGTTCTGGGATACAGACATGTAATATTGTTTCTTTTTTTCAAGTTCGAATATTTATACTTCTCTACAAGATTTCAAAATAGACAACAATTACATTATTGTTGCTACAGATATATATAACAGATTTACCCCAACTCACTATTAGGTATAAAAAATTTCATGGAGATAAACgtaaagagagaagaaaataCATGAAACACACAATAAATTCAACCTTACcataatttttattatatatcGTGACAAAAATTATTCTCCCTAAAAATAACTCAACCTCGGCAATCTGATATATAGTCAGCATACATATCGATTATCGTTGATGTGGTTTAATCAATTTTGATTCATCATGATCTTGAACTCCTCGAAATTAATAAATTCATCCCCGTCAGAATCAACACTCCTGATCATCTTCTTACAATCTTCTTCCGTACGATCCTCCCCTAGCTTGGTCAAAATCTGGTGCAACTCTGACGATGATATCAACCCATTCTTATTTATATCATACATCTCGAAAGCTTCTTCCAGCTCTTTCATTCCACCGTCATTGTTAAAATCTGTGTTGCAAAATTTTACGAATTCTTCTGCATTGATAAAACCGTCATGATCCGTGTCTAGTTCTTCCATGGTTTTTCGGATTTCATCGGGAGATGTGTCCGATCCAAGCGACTGCATGGCTGCCATGAGTTCATCGGCAGATATCTTGCCGTCGCCATTACTGTCGAAACGGTTGAAGACGCGAGTTAGTTGGTCCATTATGATGTATGTTGGAGAGAAAAGAACGTGATATAtgttgagagagagagagagaagaggtGCTTGGTTGTGTTAAATAAAAAACGAGGGGCAAGAGATTAAAGCATTCTATTTAGAGCCTCATATGCCATAATATTGGGCATGTTTATCTCAGGAGATGCCTAAAATCTTTTGACTAACTATGGAGGAGtgttattttctttttcttaaaAAACCAGCTAAATAACCCAAAACTTGCATCAAAATCTATATTATATTATGATAAATGAAACACTTAAAATTTGATAGTCGATCCGTCTGTAATtactgaaattacttaattacccttatataaatattaatataattttaCGTAAATACCCAATCCATTGAAGGGAGGGCACAAACTCGCCACACGATTCCTTTGCATCCTTGTGACAGTAATCTTAGTGGAGTCTGCCCctctgttttattattattttttccTTTTTATCTTATAAATTGTAATATCCGAGCTAGAATTTTagataaattaataataataatttatttatccaTTTTATATGCACGAGTCAGGGAAAGTGCCATACTCATTCGTGCCCCTCTTGAGTCTATGGCACACATTGCGTAGCAACAATCAAGTCCAAGTTAAAATCATCCCCCGTTTTAGAATTCCAATCCTTCTGCTCTGGCCTCCTCCCGGGCTGGTTATTCACCCTCTGAATAGCCTCAGCACTGTAATCCACCGTCAACCCCCTCACCACAGTAAAACCATTTTTATCCGCCTTCGCATTCGCGTAAAACtcacgaacaacactcatgggcacagcagcgggtgcctcgcaaaaagcgacccaacccatctccagaatcatctcaaGCAACTTACCATCCTTACTCGATGGCAGAAAACCCCTCTCCTTCGCAATCGGCTTCGTCAACAGCCTCGCATACTCCGCTTCATCTTCCGGAGtagaaaacctaggcctcacaccgccaacactcgaagaatcggtggtgctgttgctaacttgagttctttgtctcttgggagCCATTGAATGTGAATAAGTTTTGAGAAAAGAGAAGTGTATAAGAGAGATTTAGGTTTGAGaattgagaagtgatggagaagattgtgtataagtgtgtgtatatatcgGGAATTAGGAATTAGTTTTGGAAAAGAAGTGggatttaattatgggaataatgggagtaatgtgAGTAATATGGGTAATGGAATTGATctggagagggaaat
This sequence is a window from Apium graveolens cultivar Ventura chromosome 9, ASM990537v1, whole genome shotgun sequence. Protein-coding genes within it:
- the LOC141686239 gene encoding calcium-binding allergen Ole e 8-like; translation: MDQLTRVFNRFDSNGDGKISADELMAAMQSLGSDTSPDEIRKTMEELDTDHDGFINAEEFVKFCNTDFNNDGGMKELEEAFEMYDINKNGLISSSELHQILTKLGEDRTEEDCKKMIRSVDSDGDEFINFEEFKIMMNQN
- the LOC141684601 gene encoding monothiol glutaredoxin-S2-like codes for the protein MAMVTMLGAEYPVVIFSKSSCCMSHSIKTLISSFGANPVVYELDEQANGQQMERELKALGRKPVIPAVFIGKELIGGPNEVLSLHVKGKLVPLLLQAKAIWL